The DNA sequence TATAAACGCCCGCCCAGTAGTCGGAGAAATAACTCGGGATTCACCAAAGGGAGAGTTGTAGAGTTTCTGCAATTTTAGACGGGCCAATGAACTTCAAAGGAAGTAAAATTTTGTATTCCTACAGTGCTTCTCTTGGCGTTTCAACGTCGCTATATGTATGCCCCATTTGTATAGATCAAACATTGAGGTTTTTATTAAGATATTGAGGGAAGCATCGCACGTGACAAATCTTTTCGAACGAGAATCGGTTATATAACACTTTTTTTAGTAAAACCCGAGCCTGTTTTTGTTGAGTCTTAAGTAGGGTTGGGCCGCAGCAATAGAAGTACAAGGTAAAGCAAAATTTGAGGCCCATCGTCAGATGGTCCATTTTGATATTCgttccttcttctcttctttgtctaCATAACaccaattacaaaaaatttgtgCTCAGAGAGCTTTATCAAATTCAACCTTCTactattttccaaaatcatATTAGGTgaggatcaatttagtctttctaCTAATACAGTTTTTCCGATTCGGCTTCCCAAACTTTttaatgcaattaagtcctctAATTACGATCAAACCTTTCAATCATCGGCATATAATGAGCTGTAATCGGAATCTTTTAATTGTAGTATGCTTGTCCGTGCATATTCAACATCAATATCCGCATGTCATCATGAAGACGTTTGAGATCCGACAACATGTAGAAGGAATTTACAGGGCAACTTTTAAGAGGGGTAAAAGATTGGAACTCTCAACTAGCCGACGCATCTATCTTCTATGAAACCGACCAGTTTAGCTTTGCAGGATTCAGCAAAAAGCCTCAAAAACCCCGGGAATGTAGCTTTCTGGAGATACAAAGCCTtgtgatcaattgaaattttcagtGATAATGGAAGATTGAGAGGTGATATATCAATTGAAAGACCCGCCCAGCCTCGCCCCGCCCGCCCCACACCGTCCATAGCCAGATTGTTGGCAGTGGTAGGCTAACACTCGTGGCGTGGGGTGGTTACTTTGGTGGCCAAACTTAGTGTCCTCCCCCAATGAGTAATGACTATAATGATCCTTCATCACACCAAGGGCATTAtggtaaaaaagaaacaatgtgGGATGCAGCCACTCCCTCCACAAGTTAATTGCATGTTTTCCCTCTAATAATTTCCCTTACAATcaacaaatggaaaaaaaaaaataatggtgGGCAGTCTCTTTTCAATTTGCTTTATGGCCGTATACGAATCTCCTAAACTCCATCCTTGTAGTCGATGGTCAGCAAGAAATCTTAGGATACCCAACTTTCAATAATAGGTAACTCTAAATTCAAAGGAACTACTTCACTGTCCTCCATATTGTTACCGCATAGCTCATGTAAACCGTTGACCTTTAACTCCCCACCCGGCCAGACATCACGAATATCCCGGCACTAGCTAGATCCGATCGACCTATGTTTTCACCCTCGCATGACGGAAGTTGCTGATGCTCGCTCACAAGGAGCTAAATCGAGAACCGAACGAAATCTCATGTATTGTTGATATGGATAGACTTGTCAAAATGAATCATAAATCCATTTCTTAACCCATGTATGATGGGTCAAGTTGTTACATAAATTAGTTATATTTACAAATGGATTATTATGAGTGTTTAATAAGTTATAAAtggatttacaacttacttagacccaACTTATTTCTACgattctctcttcattctctctcacctTTCTTCGATATCAAGCTCGCTCACTCCACTACACAGTCTCATCTTAGTTTGGATATGAGTATTCttgcattgaattaaatatgaatccGATCATGAATGGTTCGATTTGAATAGACTCATTTTTACCCATTTATGACTTGTTTATTGCAGTACAAATCCGGTAACACATACTTGACCCGACTCTTACATTCCTTAAGCACTTATATATTTAAggataaatgacaaaaatggttcatgaactttaatctaatgtgcaacgtgatccatgaactttaatttaaccaatatagTTCCTAAATGTTGGTAcgatgtgcaatgtggtctttgaacttttaatttgactaatacgGCTTCTAAACTTTTGAACATGTTCAACGTGATCCCTAATTTATAGAAAGATATTTAATATagttctttcattaattcaagttctgGGATCATTATGAATCTTTTCTTGTAACTCAAGGATTAAGTGGAATATAttccaaaagttcggagatcttattggtcaaattaaaagtttagagactacattgaacatttcacTAAAGTTCAGGAACCATTCGTATCATTTAttcttaaatataaaagtgttttaagATTCTATAAGTCGGGTTGAGTATGTATGATTAGATTTATATTGTGATAAACTAGTCATAAACGGATTAAAACGAGTCCATCCAAATCGGATCATTTGTGACCTCATTCAAATTCTGTCGGACTCAAATTCTATCGGGTCTAACTAATATGACATGGTACTGCATAATTCGTATTAAACAAGCAATGATTACTCCATGTCCGTGTCTTTCCAAAGTGGGAACCGACTTCTCATTCGCCAGCTTCGGGTTCTAGGAATGCGTGTCGAGCTTTTCTCGAGAACTTAGGTGAAAAAAAGAAGGACAGGGGCCGTCCAATGTGGGAGGCCGAATCAAGTGGGATTGGTCCTTTGCCGCGGCAGCGGCAGAGCAGAATTTAAGACAACCAGCGCTGGATGTTGGGATATTCGCACGTAACGTTTATTTTCCCCCGCACTcaactctttgttttttttttttttttgcccttttgagaaaaatacgcttaaaaaatcttaaaacttatcaaaaaagagtaattaaattttacaacttttaaaaagcacgatcaaatcataaaatttgttgCTCAAATACAATcgatcctaaaactttcaaaaaatacgaTTAAGCCCTAACATTTGTTACGAAAATACAATTGAatactaaaactttcaaaaaatgcaaccaACGTAAGAGCTCGATTTCAATAGTTTAACAAGTTTcgggactcaattgcactcttattaaaagttttaggactctattgtactttcataacaagttttaagatttaattgcactttttaaaaattttaggtctCAATTGCGCTTCCacaacaagttttaaaactttcaacaCACTTatcactttccttttatttcacTTCATATTTCATTGACGCAAAGAAGCTTATTTCAAAACGAACCATTTGAGACTTTGAGTTCGGGCTTTTGACTTGTGCGGTTCGAATTTTGAGCCGAAAATTCGATGACTCCCCATCCAATATTAATGTCTCCACGGTAATCTTCTTAACTCGACGAGAATAGCCCTTGTTCTTTCACGGCTCCAATGTGAAATTGCCATGTTGGGAATTTTATCCCGGCTAGAGATCATCAACGCTCGCCCTCGTCTCGGGCCTTTCGATGACGCACGCATTTTTAACCCGTGAGCGATTGGAAATCTTTTGAGGCCCTAGTATGCACATCACTTTGCAAAAGAAGGATAACAACGGCGACCTCCTCCCGCATCGCATCATCCGCATGAAAATCAAGAAAGCAATCTAATCAACTCCGCTTCGAAAATCCGCCAATTTTTTTCCCCCCGCATCCAGGGAAAAACGACGGACAATCATATTGATTTCAAAAGATACTTAAAAATTCGCACAACGGTTGAGGTGAATTAAAATCGAATATTACCGGataacagataaaaaaaaaaaaaaaaggaaggatccCAATAGAATCGAATCGTAACAGCACCAGAATATGCGGTCACGACAAAGATTTTCGGGCGCCTGAGTCGGGCTCGGTGGAGATTGcagtgaaggaaaaaaaatataacggAAGGAAACCATAGCGCGCCACGTCATCCGGTGGACCCCATTTTGACTACTTAACGGGAGGGAGGGATTGGTGGTAATTAATTCGGGTGTAATTAGGCAAGATAATTAATACCGCGAGAGATTAGAGAATATTTCATAGTagatattccaaaaaaaaagcgtcgatccgtcacaagctgcgatcgaTATCCGAACAATCCGACGACACCAATTGATATGCATATGACAAGTTGTGTACTTCCGATCGACATGGCTTGACCACTCAAACGCATCCAACAACAATCAgtcaaattttcatcttttcactTAGCTGGATTCTTATGCAAACGTGATCAAAAACTTGATCCCAAGACATTTTTATGCTAAAATATGCATTTTGATTCCACACAGATCGCATGAATGCACCAACAATTCACTAGATTTTGCGTCTAACAACAAGGACTGCCACCCACAATATTCATCCATAACATCCATCCAAAAAGACGAACAATCAGGACAATCGGCTAAACATATTTCAATAACTTGACAATAAAAGCTGATCCAAATTTATAAAATCAACTATCGAAAATCCAATCCAACCAACAATCAATCGTCTCCTTAGCTCTGTCCTATCGCTCACTTGCGATCAAACAACGACAATCAATTGCCCAGTCAAAGAATCTAATCTAAataccaattagccacagacgacCTGATTAATTAAactaacttaattaattgtgaccatttaacctaaacttAGTTTTTATCTAAATTGATCAcgattaatctacctaaacatcaTATTAGGctaattacactaactaattactACTAAGCGTGATTAATACCCTAATCGAGATTTAGGAGTTTAACTTATAATTAGCGGCATGAGGCGACTAACGGTCGGCGGCGAGAACACACGGCACACGGGCATAGAATCTCGGCACGCGGCCGGGCAGGGCTCAGGCGTGGCCGGCTCAGGGCTGGGACACGACTGGCTCAGGCTCGGGCACGACCGGCTCGGGGCTGGGCTCTCGGGTAGCTCGGCTTGGGCTCGGTCAGCTCGGGCTCGACGGCGCGGCGCGGCGGGGCGTCACGGCGGAGGCCGAGCAGCTCCGGCTAGCTCGCGGCCGGCGGCCACCAGCAACTTCTCGGGGTCGCGGGGCTGGTCGGGGCAGCAACGGGGGCTAGCGGTGGCTGTGGGCGGTGGAAGGTCGTCGGGCTGGTGGCTGGCGGCAACGGCCGGAGGTGGGTCGCGGCGACTGAGGGCAGCAGGATCTCGGGCGGCGACGAGGCTAGGCGGTGGTGGCGTGCAGCGACGGCACCAGGggctggaggtggtggttgcGGGGGCTGGTTGGGGCGACGAAAGAGGGTCGGCTGTGGTACggcgggctcgggctcgggctcgctGCGATGCAACCGGTGGACGAAGGGCGGTCACGGGCTCGGGATGGCGCCGCAATCGGCCGGCTAAGGGCAATGGTCGGGTGGCTGGCGGCGTGGTGACTGGCAGGCGGAGGTGGTGGTCGCGCAAGGTGAGCCGGTAGGGGGGAAGGGTTGAGCTGCAgtcaaagaaagaaggaaagaaaaaaaagaagatgatgaacagagGATGGGGGGGCTTGGTCGCGCGCGGGAGAGAGAgggcaggagagagagagcacgtgggATGAGaggggagagaagagagaagatgatAGTGATGGGTGGGTGGAAAAGTTGATAAAGAAGGGTTggtgggaaaagaaaaaaaggtgagAGTAACATGTGGGGCTCACCTcatttttgaattattgaaCTTTTACATATGattgaggggcaaaatggttATTTGATATTTTAGGATACAACGAAATTTTATTCACTGAATAGAGAGtaattttagtctttttacagGCTAAGCTTAGTCAGGATTAGGCTCGGATGTGTAGATTTTGATCCTAAAATGCAACAACTAAATCAATGAAATCTAATCTAAACCGACTAACGTTCTGAATATCGTTCAAAAATCATTAGTTACGTCCTTATGATCCAAAATATTATACCtactgaaattcaatttttatctatttttattgaattcaagcACTCCACGAATAAAGAATTTTCAGGGCATCACACTTACAAAGTTTGATATAGGATGAAAGAGGGTGAGAAAATGTACGCTTTGTGGGCGGCTTAGTTTGGAGCAAAGAGAGACCAATAGGAAATCATTGATTTTGCATCACAAAGGCTTTAAGTACAGTGAAGATAACATAGTACAAGAAAGTCTTCCCCACGAGCTTCGTCGTAGACTCATCTTTTATCACAAACATTAAATATCTACTCACAAGCATTTTTGTGCCACAAGCATTTTTATACATAAAGTATTCATTAATCGAAAGATCGTATAATAAGAAATAATTGATAATATTATTAGACTATCAGGCTAGCAGCTTCcatataataataacaacaatcaACAACTAATCAAGAGTGCCATTaggagaaaatccaaaaaaaaggagaaaaaatatattgtagTAAGAGGCAAAGGAGGGGTTTCATTTTTTGTAGCCGAGCACTGTATATACTGTCTGAATTGTGGTAAGCCCGAAGAGGAGGAAGGCGGCAATGATAGACAATATAACCCAAGGATTCCTGAAGTAGATGTGCTCGAGATTGGCCCTCCACTTGTGCCCCCTCTTCATGCAGTACTTTCTGACCTTGTTGATCGTGTCATGGAGGCTGCTGTCCGGGTCGAGCATCACATCCTTGGCCACCGAGTTGAACAGCTTGGCTGCCACCTCGTCGCTCTCCATGTAATTCTGGATGATGCCCTTCTTGCGGAGTAGCGCAATGTCCTGCGCCTTATCGATGAGGTGGTTCATGAAGCAGATGTAGGACGTGACCTCTGTCCCAGCCTGGATGTGGAGGCGCTCAAACGCAATGAGGTTGAGGAACATGGACTCGGTGCTGTCGTCTACGACGATCACGGGGAGCCTCAGGACCCCGCTGGCAAAGGAGATCTCCTTGAGGCTGTTGGTGCTGCTTTGCCTGAACTGGATCCCGTGCTCACGGAGCTCGGTGGCTGGTAGTATTATCTCCAAGCCGCccttgctcttcttctttttattcttcttgGACTCCATCAGCAGGCTCTTCTCGAAGACGTCCAGGACATGCAGGCATGTTCCCGTGCACGCGTTGTTCAGGTTGCCCATGCTCACCACTTTGTCCAGATTGAGCTGGACCCGGTTCTTCCTGAAGACGTCCAGGACGTGCAGGCATTTTCCCGTGCTTGGATTGTTCTCGCTGGCGCCCAAGTACTTGAGGATGAGCTCGTTGATGTATTCGTCCTCCTGCACTGTTGGAGTAAAGTCAGTTCAATTTCCTTCCTCCTGATGTCATGTGGATTGTCCTTGAGTAAAATGTATAAAAAGAAGTTTCTGATATCGGTTATAGATCAGGATTGGAGCAATAGATTTGATTCCTCTGAGATTGCCAAGATGTACTAAGAACCCAGTACGGCGGTTTACATGCGTGTGAAAAATCTCTCTTACGACGGAGCAAACTCAGAACAAACCTTCTTGTCATCACAGACGGCGACCAGCCGATCCAGTACTAGCATGGGAAGCTGATTCTCCAGCAGCAGCATGTCCCGTCCAATGACTGGAAGTATGTAAAGCCTCCCGTGCTTGCTAAAGATGGGGTCGTTGGGTGCATAGTCGTACACCTCCATATTTGCGAACCTCAGGATCTCGAGCATGAAGCAGCCGTCAGTGATCATCAGCTGCAGGAATCGGTCTGCCGCGCCCTCGCCGCTGTCCTTCTTCCACATCGGGTCCAGCACATCGTAGCTCTCCTCGAGGGCCCCCAGCACGTCCTTTAGGGACTCGAGGAAGCGCTCGAGGGGCTTCTCGGACCGCCTGAGGAAGCAGAGGAGCGCGCGGCGCTTGTGGTCCTCCATGGGGTGgaggtcgtggtggtggtgggggccGAAGGAGACAACCTGCGGCCGGTAGGCCTCGCTGTTGAGGTTGGTGATGTGGGCGGGGACCCTGTAGATGGACCGCTTCTCCCAGTATTGTTGCTCATAGAAGGGCATGTGCGCGAGCATGAGGCTGTTGTTGACTTGGTCGATCCAGTTGGTCTCATTCGGGTGCAGAGGATGCATGGTTCCGCCGGATTCACAGGTTCCGCAAGTCTATTTGGGAGTGTCTTGTTTCTTCCGTTTTAAGCCGCAAGGCGTCAGAGAAGAGGTAAAATTTATAAGAACATTGATTATGTAACCTATTTGACTGACTGTTGGATAACAATCTATTTTAggtcaaaaataaataaataataattaattacaattattGTAAAgtctatttctttaaaaatttataattcacAACGTACTATTATTCTCacgatcacaaaaaaattattatggtaGCGAAATCTATAATTTCGGACAGGACATATATGCATATTTGTCAGGCAAAGACAAGAAATGTTCAGGTAATGTGCCATGAAAAACATTGGATTTTAATGCTCATGTTGAATTGAATGCTCGTCATGTGATTTGGGTACGGACATCTCATAGTTGACGTGAcattaaatttattaattttgccTTTGGGATATTATAAATTTCTTACTTGAGATTTCCGTCTTAGTGCTCGAGGCCCTCTCCGGTACATACATCTCAAGTGGCAAGTACATATATAGATTTCTCAAAGAGTGACATTTCCGATAATATATATCTCGGTTAGCTGATGACAATCGTATGACTTCTTATAAATTAACTTCAGGTGACACGCAAGACAAGCTATAATCATTTTGtatcaaatccaaaaacttCCACTGGTTTCGCATGAAGAGAAACATTGATTCTAGTAAAAAGATATATTAAAACTCGATCGAAGTCAAGCTGGTACAGCAAAGTGAATTACATAAGTTAAACTAAAGATTAGTGTggattttttcttctctttcttttattagGTTTTGAATTATCTTAGTGAAATCAACCGCGAGCATTTATGATCCAtaattagaggtgtcaaaatgagttaaaaatttatcttttaatccaaattcaatgagatgggtcaaatatgggttaatCAAGTTTTAATAAAGAGATTTGAGTTATAAGCTTAATTATATGCAGATTGTCAACAGGTTTAAAGacaaacccatattttaacaCTTATAACCCAATTAGTTTACACTTATAACCCATTCAcgtgtctctctgtctctctcttttttggccaAGTTGATCCATTCATGTATCTCTTGAACAATATTTATATTGTATacgtttcttattttttaatttttttcttttacatagCAAATTAAAAATCCGGGTGCCCGTCACTCGGCCCCTCGCCGTCTCTACCGAACGGCGGGCATTCGGCAGatttaatattaaagtattttagcaatatggatCGAGTCAGATATGagtcgttaaatttgtattgtccGAAAATAGATCAAAACAAATTAAATGGATCAAAATGGGTCAAACTATTTTCAGCCCGACCCAAACCCAATCTATCCATTTGACAAGTATATCCATAATCAACAAGGATTTGGATACATTATAACAGAGATAAGGTCCAATCAAGAAGTACTCGAACATATCATAATTGCTATAGTTGGTTAGCCGTGAACAAGAGTATCTCATGGAAAATGCTGATTTAATCCGAAGTATCTAATTCCGTAAACCAATCGAATCAATATGCCATTTTTCGGATCAAATTTTCCATATCATTTTAGTATCCCTAAAATAACTTTGACTCCATACTCTTATTTAAAATGCCCGGATTCTTATACTCTGTAAGTTTTTAGGGGTTAATTATCAAGGTACCCATTACCCGATAAATGTGTGCCAATTTGGCTACAAACCTTTCAACGGTGCAAAttaaattctaaatcttttcacattttttgttaattgagttcatctggttaattttaactgaaaattgctagcattgacatggacatttttaataatttttgaaaatttaaacttttttctttcttttttttaaccaaaattttctatttgatgTATAAGCTCCTTCCTATCTATTTAAGATTGAGAGTGAAGAGGTTGTACTCCTAATTACGAAATTAATAGTTGTACTCCTAATTACGACATTAATACAACATTTTCAGAGATAAACAAACTATATCAGTCTTTAGATTTTTCTGAAGGCAACTTttgctccattttcttttcttcttttgattttcctttctctttcattaaaaacctctctctttcttcctatCCTCCTTTTCTCCACATCATTTCTTTACGCTCTTTCCCCCTACTAAAAACAGGAAAGAAAGTGATGACTCGGAAGATCACATCAAAATCGTGCAAAATATGAAGCATAACGAAGTTCGATACCTTTACTAAAAaagatcgccaagagagagtCAAAGTCGAAGCCGTCAATATATCTCATTGAATCCaccttcattcaaaagtttTAGTATATGAGTTATgaatcaattaagatatattaattgctcaacacCATATTAATTCTTTAATGTGAAACTTTTTTTACACAATTCATACGTGTATTTTAACTAAAAATATAATGCTTTCATTCATATTTTGCATTACTATGGTCTCTATTCGTTGTGTCGACGAGGTTTGGATGGATGGAAACATGGGAGTCGCTCCTCCAGGAAGGCTTCGGCATGTTTCGCCATACGATGGGCAATTCAGTCGCAATCCTACGGGAGATGTGGTGCCCTTCGTTAGCTGGCAGCCGCAAGAGATCAAAGGAAGAGTTGGAGAAATTTTTGTCGCTACAGATTACGGGAAGTCTTTGGATTACCGCGACGTGCTTGTTCACTTTTTCAATCACTGAAAATTGACGTGTGGGTCAATTCAACACCGAGAGCCTGCTTGGTGTCCACTAATCGTTGTACTATATTATCCttccatttttttgggattaTTTTTCAAGGAAATTTATGGATTACAGCTGGATGGTGCTCCTGACAATGACATTTGATGTCAGTTTTggttttaagaaaatgataatgcGATAGCCTTtttaaaaagtttggggttggTCTTTGATTCCTGGACAATGTCCGAACTTATCtcgtttttttaaaatgacggcactcaaataattgattaaaaattttaacattcaaaataaatatttctttcaaaagttataatatttaagtgatcaaagaaaaattattgcgTTCAAATAAGCATTGTCTGAACATTATTTTATCCAATAAGTAAGAAATTAAATTGCTATCGATAGAGCTTGATAGAGCTCGTGTGAAACATAATTACAATCTCGAGAGAGAGTTATACACGCTCACCTTGCAATCCATTAAACCACTCAATTTCACATCAGGAGAATTGCGACAAAGAGTTTTCGCGATTTTAGACAGGCAAAATAATTTCAGAAGAGGCAGAATCTTTTAGTCCTACGGTTTTTCTCTTGGAGCTTCACCAAATCTCAAACGTTGATATAGGCCTCATCTGCATAGATGAACATTGGAAATTCCCAAGTCTTACTTTAAGCTTGATTCTTTCCGGCTCAAGGAGAATGATACATGaacataattttatttcagttattttaagtgtttttatcctaatttagtctttttttcattgttttaggATTATCAGTATTCATGTGATTGTTGTACAATGGTCATATGTATATTTTATTAGATTGAAAGGTTGAGATTAAAAGTTGTCAACTTAGATGCAAGAGATAGATTTCTATAATAGCTAGTGTTAGCGGTCTCACTGGAACCAGTTAGATCCCAATTCAATCCCTAATctcaaaaatttggggatcgGGACTACtagtccggtccccggttccatttCGGGACTAGACTAGCTCTGATCATGCGCATACCCCTAGACCCAAGCCTTTTAGATCACTGAACGCGCTCAAGGGCTTGACTATCGGATAGGTTAGGAGAAAGCATAATAGTACTACTTGCCTAGGATTGGACCTTGGCGAACACGAGAGTGGAATCGGCTTCAGAACGAGCTCGAGCctcacttttcttcttctcaggCATCGCGGGTCGAGGGAGCGGCTGGGCAGAGCAGTGGAGCAGCGACGTCCGGTCTCGAAGAGCTGCTGGCGACGAATCGCTGCAGCTGTCGGAGCTCAATCGAGCTTGAGGAGTACTCGGGCCAGAGTGAGAAGAGAGAGCACCGAGAGAGGAAACAGAGGGGGGGAGAGGGAAGTTGTCTAAaattgaagagggagagagagagggagagagagagagagagagaacgtgagGTGCCTTAATAAGGGAAATGGATGGCGACGTCAGAGGGCAGGTGGCGTAGGGGAGGTTGATTAAAAGGTTCCGCCAGTCCAATCGGAAACCGAATTTTGCACCGGACCAATTTTACTTCAATGGACACGGCTAATTAAATTCAAACAGTCCGTCCCCATTAATGGCCCCAACTATAGTATTAAGCTCAATTAGTCCGCCGTGCTAAAACATCTTGATTCCCCCAAAACTCGTCCATTCAATATTCCGAGtccgataaaattttctatccTGCTTATAAACTTAATTGGCGAAAAATCTGGTCGTTAACGGTACTCCCATAAATCCCAACACAAAGGCT is a window from the Rhodamnia argentea isolate NSW1041297 chromosome 8, ASM2092103v1, whole genome shotgun sequence genome containing:
- the LOC115727673 gene encoding UPF0481 protein At3g47200-like translates to MHPLHPNETNWIDQVNNSLMLAHMPFYEQQYWEKRSIYRVPAHITNLNSEAYRPQVVSFGPHHHHDLHPMEDHKRRALLCFLRRSEKPLERFLESLKDVLGALEESYDVLDPMWKKDSGEGAADRFLQLMITDGCFMLEILRFANMEVYDYAPNDPIFSKHGRLYILPVIGRDMLLLENQLPMLVLDRLVAVCDDKKEDEYINELILKYLGASENNPSTGKCLHVLDVFRKNRVQLNLDKVVSMGNLNNACTGTCLHVLDVFEKSLLMESKKNKKKKSKGGLEIILPATELREHGIQFRQSSTNSLKEISFASGVLRLPVIVVDDSTESMFLNLIAFERLHIQAGTEVTSYICFMNHLIDKAQDIALLRKKGIIQNYMESDEVAAKLFNSVAKDVMLDPDSSLHDTINKVRKYCMKRGHKWRANLEHIYFRNPWVILSIIAAFLLFGLTTIQTVYTVLGYKK